A genome region from Dehalococcoidales bacterium includes the following:
- the rpmI gene encoding 50S ribosomal protein L35 — MPKLKTHKGAKTRFHVTGTGKIMRTKGMKSHLRRKKSYRVKSLFDETIPVSPVDRKRISRLIPYGA, encoded by the coding sequence ATGCCGAAGTTAAAAACGCACAAGGGAGCTAAAACCCGGTTTCATGTTACCGGTACCGGTAAAATTATGCGTACTAAAGGAATGAAGAGCCATTTAAGACGAAAGAAATCCTATAGGGTGAAGTCTTTGTTTGACGAGACTATTCCGGTCAGCCCCGTTGACCGTAAAAGGATAAGCCGGCTTATACCTTATGGGGCTTAA
- the rplT gene encoding 50S ribosomal protein L20: MRIKTGVTAHHRHKKVLALTKGQRASRRSLYRRAHESMLHSLSYAYAHRRERKSDMRRLWITRINAAVQSNGMSYSHFINGLRKACIDIDRKMLADLAVRQPDAFTKLVETARAA; encoded by the coding sequence TTGAGGATTAAAACAGGTGTAACTGCACATCATCGACATAAAAAAGTATTAGCGCTAACAAAAGGCCAGAGAGCAAGCCGTCGTTCGTTGTACCGCCGGGCTCATGAGTCCATGTTGCATTCATTGAGCTACGCATATGCTCATCGGCGCGAGCGCAAATCAGACATGCGCAGGCTGTGGATAACACGAATTAATGCAGCAGTGCAATCCAACGGGATGAGCTACAGCCATTTCATTAATGGCCTGAGAAAAGCTTGCATTGATATAGACAGGAAAATGCTGGCAGACCTGGCGGTTAGGCAGCCGGATGCGTTCACCAAGTTGGTAGAAACCGCCCGAGCAGCTTAA
- the infC gene encoding translation initiation factor IF-3, producing MTNIIKELRVNEKIRGKEVRVVGEKGEQLGILTVAQALEAANRYNLDLVEVAPTAVPPVCRLMDYGKFKYEQTKKEREAKRNQKQSLLREIRLRPKIGEHDFESKAKIARKLLEDGDKVKVTIMFRGRENAHPELGIRLIGRMAERLSEVASVERDAIREGGRLHAILSPLPNIKPKVKEGIKEKDAEVKNAQGS from the coding sequence GTGACAAACATAATTAAAGAACTACGCGTTAACGAAAAAATCAGGGGCAAGGAGGTGCGTGTTGTTGGTGAAAAAGGGGAGCAGTTAGGCATATTAACAGTCGCTCAAGCGCTGGAAGCTGCTAACCGCTATAACCTGGACTTGGTAGAGGTAGCGCCAACGGCAGTACCGCCCGTATGCCGTTTAATGGATTACGGCAAATTCAAATACGAACAGACAAAGAAAGAGCGTGAAGCAAAGAGGAACCAGAAGCAATCACTGCTACGAGAGATACGGCTCAGGCCAAAAATTGGTGAGCACGATTTTGAATCCAAGGCTAAAATTGCCAGAAAGCTTCTTGAGGATGGAGACAAAGTAAAGGTAACCATAATGTTCAGGGGGCGTGAGAATGCCCACCCTGAGCTTGGTATTAGATTAATCGGCCGTATGGCGGAGCGTTTATCAGAAGTTGCTTCAGTGGAAAGGGATGCGATAAGGGAAGGGGGAAGATTGCACGCCATTCTTTCACCGTTGCCGAATATTAAACCAAAAGTTAAAGAGGGGATTAAAGAGAAAGATGCCGAAGTTAAAAACGCACAAGGGAGCTAA